In the Alistipes provencensis genome, CGACGTAGTTCGACGAGAACTGCCAGTAGAGGAAGATGAACACCGCGACGATCGCCATGAAGAGGATGGTCGGGATGGCGCGGCGTCCGTGGAACACCTTGTCGCTCAGCCAGCCGCAGATCAGCGTGCCGGGGATGGCGGCGAACTCGTAGGCGAAATAGGCCCAGCCGGCCTGCTTGATGTCGTAGCCCTGTGCGTCGCGCAGGTAGGTCGGGGCCCAGTCGAGGCATCCGTAGCGCACCATGTAGACGAAGGCGTTGGCGATGGCGATGAACCACAGCAGTTTGTTGTTCAGGACGTATTTGAAGAAGATTTCGCGGGTCGAGAGCACCTCTTCCTGCTTGGCGCTGTAATTCTTCGGGTAGTCGTTGCGCCACTTCTCCACCGAAGGCAGGCTGCACGACTGTGGTGTGTCGCGGATAAGTACATAGGCCAGAATGGCGACGAAGATGGCGACGACCGCCGGAAAGAGATAGGTGCCGATCAGGAAATAGAACTCCGAATGGTTTCCGTAGAACCACGAGCCGAACCAGATGGCGCCGTAGACGGCCATCGGGCCCACCAGCGCGCCGCCCACGTTGTGGGCGCAGTTCCAGATCGACATCTTCGTGCCGCGTTCGTTGATCGAGAACCAGTGGGTCATGACACGCCCGCACGGAGGCCAACCCATGCCGTTGAACCAGCCCACCAGAAAGTTCAGGACTGCCATGAGGACGATGGCCAACTGTTTGCGCTCGGGGCCGAGCAGCGTGACCGGGACGATCATGAACATCATCGACACGGCGGCCAGAACCAGTCCCAGCGGCAGGAACACGCGGGCGTTGCTGCGGTCGGAGACGCTTCCCATCAGGAATTTGGACAGGGCATAGGCCACGGCGTTCATCGAGAGGACGATGCTCAGTTCGCTCTGGTCGAAACCGAGGAGCGTGAGCTCCGGGATGGCCATCGAGAAATTCTTCCGGACGATGTAGAATCCGGCATACCCGATGAAGATACCGAGGAACACCTGCAGACGCATGCGTTTGTATTTCGCATCCATCTGGTCGCCCTCCATTTCCGGTTTATACGCAGGCGGTTGTAGTAGTTTCCACATAGGACAGGTTGATGGTTTTTGGGTTGATTTAGGGCTTGTTCCGCCTGTTCCGCCGCAGCGGTTCCGGATTTATCCCCGAAAGCCCCTCCTTGTTCGGGACGGGGCTTCGGGG is a window encoding:
- the pgtP gene encoding phosphoglycerate transporter protein PgtP, whose amino-acid sequence is MWKLLQPPAYKPEMEGDQMDAKYKRMRLQVFLGIFIGYAGFYIVRKNFSMAIPELTLLGFDQSELSIVLSMNAVAYALSKFLMGSVSDRSNARVFLPLGLVLAAVSMMFMIVPVTLLGPERKQLAIVLMAVLNFLVGWFNGMGWPPCGRVMTHWFSINERGTKMSIWNCAHNVGGALVGPMAVYGAIWFGSWFYGNHSEFYFLIGTYLFPAVVAIFVAILAYVLIRDTPQSCSLPSVEKWRNDYPKNYSAKQEEVLSTREIFFKYVLNNKLLWFIAIANAFVYMVRYGCLDWAPTYLRDAQGYDIKQAGWAYFAYEFAAIPGTLICGWLSDKVFHGRRAIPTILFMAIVAVFIFLYWQFSSNYVVVTVSLIAIGFFIYGPVMLIGVQALDLAPKNAAGTAAGLTGFFGYFLGTAILANIVIGSVADKAGWDWTFVLLIGACALSIVFMAFTYKGEKEVLGQR